In Janthinobacterium sp. J1-1, a single genomic region encodes these proteins:
- a CDS encoding SOS response-associated peptidase family protein, which produces MCGRFDQNDTARTQAASFGWTDAVFDSEAEPHLNVSPGTYRPVMHIENGVRRVDDVFWGYRPAWATAAEPAPGRKKIPIAINARLEKLAGSYWKPLLRNGRGIVCVHGWYEWTGEKGAKQPWHIHRQDRAPLFLLVLAHFGPFKHHREESGFVLVTADSLGGMVDIHDRRPVAVSREDAHRWLDPALTPDAALHLARTCMLDAELFAWHAVDNPLVPAARARKTPAQPPGQASFDWNAD; this is translated from the coding sequence ATGTGTGGACGATTTGATCAGAACGACACGGCGCGCACGCAGGCCGCCAGTTTCGGCTGGACCGACGCTGTCTTCGACAGCGAGGCCGAACCGCACCTGAATGTGTCGCCCGGCACCTACCGCCCGGTGATGCATATCGAAAACGGCGTACGCCGTGTCGATGATGTGTTCTGGGGCTACCGCCCCGCCTGGGCCACCGCCGCCGAACCGGCGCCGGGCAGGAAGAAAATCCCGATCGCCATCAACGCCCGCCTGGAAAAACTGGCCGGCAGCTATTGGAAACCCTTGCTGCGCAACGGGCGCGGCATCGTCTGCGTGCACGGCTGGTATGAATGGACCGGTGAAAAGGGCGCGAAACAGCCCTGGCATATCCACCGCCAGGACCGTGCACCGCTGTTTTTGCTGGTGCTGGCGCACTTTGGCCCGTTCAAGCACCACCGCGAGGAATCAGGTTTCGTACTGGTCACGGCCGACAGCCTGGGCGGCATGGTCGACATCCATGACCGGCGGCCGGTGGCCGTCAGCCGCGAAGACGCGCACCGCTGGCTGGATCCCGCACTGACGCCGGACGCAGCGCTGCACCTGGCGCGCACCTGCATGCTGGATGCCGAACTGTTCGCATGGCATGCGGTCGACAATCCGCTGGTGCCGGCGGCCCGCGCCAGAAAGACGCCGGCGCAACCGCCGGGACAGGCATCGTTCGACTGGAATGCGGACTGA